Proteins found in one Mycteria americana isolate JAX WOST 10 ecotype Jacksonville Zoo and Gardens chromosome 8, USCA_MyAme_1.0, whole genome shotgun sequence genomic segment:
- the ATXN1L gene encoding ataxin-1-like: MRAGHERSQECLPPKKRELPAASTGTEAGRAGGAQAAGEGPEWARTAGPGPAALRYGPGEATEAVAGLTVDQYGMLYKVAVPPATFSPTGLHPVVNVSPLPPAFNVTSPIIQHPGVPYPPIHYAQIPPASLQFIGSHYTVPYAVPPGFLPSPLLSPSTNLTASHVPHFVPYASLFTEEAAPSPPTTSPTHTFNKSASAISPSGQMQHHAGTQPLDIAPGRIPVYYQMSRLPPGYSAYETPTAGGSPESPQQDSQLSSEVAAANGGQRHLEHNVVRRTSEAVDSASGKAEDCLPGAAAGCAVDGQLLSGYQTLGTEVSVPAHRSTPDTDLEVQRVVGVLASQDYHTLGAQRKDDPSPLNPCHNIPDQQGESKDALRNPADRAAAEKSQSRSPYVMSPEEPVRQRQLTKGMVIANGKPVLVPVGPEPIRSSTSETLVRRSPDAQARGSVLEKDLAQLQPPSSSHLPSHFMKGAIIQLATGELKRVEDLQTQDFVRSAEVSGGLKIDSSTVVDIQESQWPGLVTLHFVVGEQQSKVSIDVPPEHPFFVYGQGWSSCSPGRTAQLFALPCHRLQVGDVCISISLQSMNGNSASQANYPLTDQLISTRERSERTAQGSRQPSDRAAERKSHTDRDSAVQSSHAEPSQPETGSQHSWTAPGFQRYSVQAEESRPSLLRPSFIPQEVKLSIEGRSNAGK, from the coding sequence ATGAGAGCGGGCCACGAGCGGAGCCAGGAGTGCCTTCCGCCAAAGAAGCGGGAACTTCCCGCCGCCAGCACCGGCACCGAGGCGGGACGGGCGGGGGGTGCCCAGGCCGCGGGCGAGGGCCCCGAGTGGGCCCGGACAGCCGGGCCGGGTCCTGCGGCCCTGCGCTATGGCCCCGGCGAGGCCACGGAAGCAGTGGCGGGGCTGACGGTGGACCAGTACGGGATGCTCTACAAAGTGGCAGTGCCACCCGCCACCTTCTCCCCCACGGGTCTGCACCCCGTGGTGAACGTGagccccctgccccctgccttcAACGTGACCTCGCCAATAATCCAGCACCCGGGGGTGCCCTACCCTCCCATCCACTACGCGCAGATCCCTCCGGCATCCCTACAGTTCATCGGCTCGCATTACACGGTGCCCTATGCTGTCCCTCCTGGCTTCCTGCCTAGTCCTCTCCTGTCTCCTTCCACCAACCTCACCGCCTCTCATGTCCCCCACTTTGTGCCATATGCCTCTCTCTTCACGGAAGAAGCCGCTCCTTCCCCCCCGACTACCTCTCCTACCCACACCTTCAACAAATCTGCTTCTGCAATCTCTCCTTCTGGCCAGATGCAGCACCATGCTGGGACCCAGCCGTTAGATATTGCACCAGGTAGAATTCCTGTTTATTATCAGATGTCCCGCCTCCCACCAGGGTATTCAGCGTATGAGACACCTACGGCAGGTGGAAGCCCAGAGTCTCCTCAGCAAGACAGTCAGCTGAGTTCAGAGGTAGCTGCTGCCAATGGTGGACAGAGACATCTGGAGCATAACGTGGTGAGGAGGACCAGCGAGGCTGTGGACTCTGCCAGCGGTAAAGCTGAAGACTGTCTGCCAGGGGCTGCGGCGGGATGCGCGGTCGACGGACAGCTCCTTTCGGGTTACCAGACGTTGGGAACAGAGGTCTCTGTGCCAGCTCACAGAAGCACCCCAGACACTGATCTGGAGGTTCAGAGGGTGGTGGGGGTGTTGGCATCTCAGGATTATCATACTCTGGGCGCCCAGAGGAAAGATGACCCGAGCCCTTTAAACCCTTGCCATAATATCCCTGATCAGCAGGGGGAGTCGAAGGACGCGCTGAGGAACCCAGCGGACAGGGCCGCCGCCGAGAAAAGCCAGTCCAGGAGTCCGTACGTGATGTCCCCCGAAGAGCCGGTTAGACAAAGACAATTAACCAAAGGAATGGTGATAGCCAACGGCAAGCCAGTCCTGGTTCCCGTTGGACCCGAGCCCATCAGGTCTTCCACTTCAGAAACCCTGGTGAGGCGGAGCCCAGATGCACAGGCTCGAGGAAGCGTGCTTGAAAAGGACCTGGCCcagctgcagccacccagctcCTCACACTTGCCCTCTCACTTCATGAAGGGAGCCATCATCCAGCTGGCTACAGGAGAGCTGAAGCGGGTAGAGGACCTGCAGACTCAAGACTTTGTTCGCAGTGCGGAGGTGAGCGGGGGCCTGAAGATCGACTCCAGCACCGTGGTGGATATTCAGGAAAGCCAGTGGCCTGGGCTTGTCACACTGCATTTTGTGGTCGGGGAGCAACAAAGTAAAGTGAGCATTGATGTGCCCCCAGAGCATCCCTTCTTTGTGTATGGCCAGGGTTGGTCCTCCTGTAGCCCAGGGCGGACTGCTCAGCTCTTTGCTTTGCCCTGTCACAGGCTGCAAGTGGGCGATGTCTGCATATCAATCAGTTTACAGAGCATGAATGGCAACTCCGCTTCTCAGGCTAACTACCCTCTCACAGATCAGTTGATATCTACTAGGGAGAGATCTGAAAGAACAGCTCAGGGGTCCAGACAACCGTCTGACAGAGCTGCTGAAAGGAAGAGCCACACAGATAGGGACAGCGCAGTCCAGAGCTCTCATGCAGAACCCTCTCAGCCTGAGACTGGCAGTCAGCACAGCTGGACAGCCCCAGGCTTCCAAAGATACAGCGTGCAGGCAGAGGAGTCTCGGCCCTCTCTGCTCCGTCCCTCTTTCATTCCCCAGGAGGTCAAGCTGTCTATTGAAGGGCGTTCTAATGCAGGGAAGTGA